The following proteins come from a genomic window of Lolium rigidum isolate FL_2022 chromosome 5, APGP_CSIRO_Lrig_0.1, whole genome shotgun sequence:
- the LOC124655904 gene encoding E3 ubiquitin-protein ligase EL5-like, whose product MSGDSVLVGASIAMLVVLSLATFFCANRRRRAVHGSSSQRSVLDDVELGHGGCATAATGLEEEVLAAYPTTVYSSSATTVSERSTREEAPDDETTCAVCLAEYADGDELRQLPGCHHSFHRRCVDDWLRRRPTCPLCRTPPTASACMQTTQQSDAR is encoded by the coding sequence ATGTCCGGGGACAGCGTGCTCGTTGGCGCCTCCATAGCCATGCTCGTCGTGCTCTCCCTCGCCACCTTCTTCTGCGCCAACCGGCGGAGGAGGGCAGTGCACGGCTCGTCGTCGCAGCGGAGcgtcctcgacgacgtggagctcGGGCACGGCGGGTGCGCGACCGCGGCCACGGGGCTGGAGGAGGAGGTCCTGGCCGCCTATCCGACGACTGTGTACTCCTCGTCGGCCACGACCGTCAGTGAGCGGAGTACGAGGGAGGAGGCGCCAGATGACGAGACAACGTGCGCGGTTTGTCTGGCGGAGTACGCCGACGGCGACGAGCTCCGGCAGCTACCGGGGTGTCATCACTCGTTCCACCGGCGGTGCGTCGACGACTGGCTCCGCCGGCGGCCGACCTGCCCGCTCTGCCGCACGCCGCCGACAGCGTCAGCATGCATGCAGACGACGCAGCAGAGTGACGCGAGATAG
- the LOC124654673 gene encoding trimethyltridecatetraene synthase-like — protein sequence MELPPWVPFFAVVLATVLFLATILRRGGHRAYRLPPGPKPWPIIGNLNLMGALPHRSIHALSNKYGPLMYLRFGSFPVVIGSSAEMARFFLKTHDAVFIDRPKMAAGKYNTYNYSDITWSPYGAYWRQARKICLTELFSAKRLESYQYIRTEEMRALLHDLHEASGRVVVLKEFLSTMSHNVITRMVLGKKYLHTNEGDSGTTLEQCKWMIDEWFVLNGVLNIGDSIPWLGWMDLQGYIKRMKKLNKMFDGFLEHVVEEHEGRRRLEGDSFVAKDMVDVLLEIASDPNLEVQIHRDGIKAFIQDLIAGGTESSAMAVEWAMSEMLKKPELFANATAELDRVVGRGRWVTEEDIPSLPYVEAIVKETVRLHPAGPMLAPRLSRKDASVGGYDIPVGTRVFVSVWAIGRDPALWDAPEEFMPERFLGSKIDVKGHDFELLPFGSGRRMCPGYSLGLKVIQVSLANLLHGFAWRLPNGMVKEELNMEEIFGMTTPRKFPLEAVVEPKLAAHLYTKA from the exons ATGGAGCTACCACCATGGGTGCCCTTCTTCGCCGTCGTGCTTGCAACAGTGCTCTTCCTGGCAACCATTCTCCGTCGTGGTGGCCACCGCGCATACAGGCTTCCTCCTGGACCTAAGCCATGGCCGATCATCGGCAACCTTAACCTCATGGGCGCGCTCCCGCACCGCTCCATCCATGCGCTCTCCAACAAGTACGGCCCTCTCATGTACCTCCGATTCGGCTCTTTCCCTGTCGTGATCGGATCGTCAGCGGAGATGGCCAGGTTCTTCCTCAAGACCCACGACGCAGTGTTCATCGACCGGCCTAAGATGGCCGCTGGCAAGTACAACACGTACAACTATAGCGACATCACTTGGTCCCCGTACGGCGCCTACTGGCGCCAGGCACGCAAGATATGCCTGACCGAGCTCTTCAGTGCCAAGCGACTGGAGTCGTACCAGTACATCCGCACCGAGGAGATGCGCGCGCTCCTGCACGATCTGCATGAGGCCTCCGGGCGCGTCGTGGTGCTCAAGGAGTTCTTGTCCACCATGAGCCACAACGTGATCACCCGCATGGTGCTGGGCAAGAAGTATCTGCACACCAACGAAGGGGACTCCGGGACGACGCTGGAGCAGTGCAAGTGGATGATCGACGAGTGGTTCGTGCTCAACGGCGTGCTCAACATCGGTGACTCCATCCCGTGGCTCGGCTGGATGGACCTGCAGGGGTACatcaagaggatgaagaagctgaATAAGATGTTCGATGGGTTCCTCGAACATGTCGTGGAAGAGCATGAAGGGCGACGCCGCCTCGAGGGGGATAGCTTCGTGGCAAAGGACATGGTCGACGTGCTGCTGGAGATAGCCAGCGACCCCAATCTCGAGGTACAGATCCACCGGGATGGGATCAAGGCGTTCATTCAG GATCTCATCGCGGGCGGGACAGAAAGCTCGGCCATGGCGGTTGAGTGGGCAATGTCGGAGATGCTCAAGAAACCCGAGCTGTTCGCCAATGCCACGGCGGAGCTGGACCGCGTGGTGGGGCGAGGCCGCTGGGTGACTGAGGAGGACATCCCGAGTCTCCCCTACGTGGAGGCAATTGTCAAAGAGACTGTGCGGCTGCACCCGGCAGGGCCGATGCTAGCGCCTCGCCTGTCGCGCAAGGACGCCTCCGTTGGTGGCTACGACATCCCTGTTGGCACACGCGTGTTCGTTAGTGTGTGGGCCATCGGCCGCGACCCGGCGTTGTGGGATGCCCCGGAGGAATTCATGCCGGAGCGGTTCCTCGGCAGCAAGATCGATGTAAAGGGGCATGACTTCGAGTTGCTGCCTTTTGGGTCCGGACGGCGGATGTGCCCTGGGTACAGCCTCGGGCTCAAGGTTATCCAGGTGAGCCTGGCCAACCTGCTGCACGGCTTTGCCTGGAGGCTCCCCAACGGCATGGTGAAGGAGGAGCTAAACATGGAGGAGATATTCGGGATGACCACGCCGCGGAAGTTCCCGCTTGAAGCCGTCGTGGAGCCTAAGCTCGCCGCTCACCTCTACACCAAGGCTTGA